Proteins encoded in a region of the Streptomyces violaceoruber genome:
- a CDS encoding TadE/TadG family type IV pilus assembly protein has translation MSGLRGRDRARDGGQVTIEFLGMTPVIIATLVVLWQLVLVGYTYTLAGNAADEAVRAATAAERGARQGACREAGLDKLPGSWEGGASVGCDAAGGFVTADVRIEVPLLFPGTLSLPFTVHGHAGAVEEEDD, from the coding sequence GTGAGCGGGTTACGCGGGCGGGACCGCGCCCGGGACGGCGGTCAGGTCACCATCGAGTTCCTCGGCATGACGCCGGTGATCATCGCGACGCTGGTGGTGCTGTGGCAGCTCGTGCTCGTGGGATACACGTACACGCTCGCGGGGAATGCTGCGGACGAGGCGGTGCGGGCGGCGACGGCGGCCGAGCGAGGGGCGCGGCAGGGGGCCTGCCGGGAGGCGGGCCTGGACAAGCTGCCAGGCTCGTGGGAGGGAGGCGCCAGTGTCGGCTGCGACGCCGCGGGCGGTTTCGTCACCGCCGACGTGCGCATCGAGGTCCCCCTCCTCTTCCCGGGCACCCTCAGCCTCCCGTTCACCGTGCACGGCCACGCGGGGGCCGTGGAAGAGGAGGACGACTGA
- a CDS encoding AAA family ATPase, whose protein sequence is MATRILPAVGDPDAVRSLTTLLSQLPEAEPVAPVTDSTQLVDTLARLAAESVDELPEVVIVHERIGPVPALELIREVALRFPAVGVILVTSDPGPGLFQAAMDHGARGLVALPLGYEELASRVQAVAQWSAGVRRHLGGAVDVFTGTGGTVVTVSGAKGGVGATLTAVQLALAAQASGRSTALLDMDLQTGDVASYLDVQFRRSVADLAAITDLSPRVLADAVFRHDSGLALLLAPGEGERGEEITDRAARQIVGALRSRYEVVVVDCGAQLGGAGAAAVESADTALLVTTPDVVAVRGAKRAVRMWERLQIRKAAETTVVVNRHTRGTEIQPPLIQKITGTAIAATTVPANFKELQGAVDAGRVHELDGRSTVKQALWALAGELGLAGVPDAGRKGHGRLKGDRGASGFRRRKDGAG, encoded by the coding sequence ATGGCCACGAGGATCCTCCCGGCAGTCGGCGACCCGGACGCCGTACGGTCCCTCACGACCCTGCTCAGCCAGCTGCCGGAGGCCGAACCGGTCGCCCCGGTCACCGACTCCACGCAGCTCGTCGACACCCTCGCCCGCCTGGCCGCCGAATCGGTCGACGAACTGCCCGAGGTCGTGATCGTCCACGAGCGCATCGGACCGGTCCCGGCCCTCGAGCTGATCCGCGAGGTCGCCCTCCGCTTCCCGGCCGTCGGCGTCATCCTCGTCACCTCCGACCCCGGCCCCGGCCTCTTCCAGGCCGCCATGGACCACGGCGCCCGCGGCCTGGTCGCCCTCCCGCTCGGCTACGAGGAACTGGCCAGCCGCGTCCAGGCGGTGGCCCAGTGGTCGGCGGGCGTACGCCGGCACCTCGGCGGCGCCGTCGACGTGTTCACCGGAACCGGCGGCACCGTCGTCACCGTCAGCGGCGCGAAGGGCGGCGTGGGCGCCACCCTGACCGCCGTCCAACTCGCCCTGGCCGCACAGGCCTCCGGCCGGTCCACGGCCCTGCTCGACATGGACCTCCAGACCGGCGACGTCGCCTCCTACCTGGACGTCCAGTTCCGCCGCTCCGTGGCCGACCTGGCCGCCATCACCGACCTCTCCCCGCGCGTCCTGGCCGACGCCGTCTTCCGCCACGACAGCGGCCTGGCCCTGCTGCTCGCCCCCGGCGAGGGCGAACGCGGCGAGGAGATCACCGACCGCGCCGCCCGCCAGATCGTGGGCGCCCTGCGCTCGCGGTACGAGGTCGTCGTCGTCGACTGCGGCGCCCAGCTCGGCGGGGCCGGCGCGGCCGCCGTGGAGAGCGCGGACACGGCGCTGCTGGTCACCACCCCGGACGTGGTCGCCGTACGGGGCGCCAAGCGGGCGGTGCGGATGTGGGAACGGCTGCAGATCCGCAAGGCGGCGGAGACCACCGTGGTCGTCAACCGGCACACCCGGGGTACGGAGATCCAGCCCCCGCTGATCCAGAAGATCACCGGCACCGCGATCGCCGCCACCACGGTCCCCGCCAACTTCAAGGAACTCCAGGGCGCCGTGGACGCGGGCCGGGTCCACGAACTGGACGGCAGGAGCACCGTGAAACAGGCCCTGTGGGCCCTCGCCGGCGAACTGGGCCTGGCCGGCGTGCCCGACGCGGGCCGGAAGGGACACGGCCGGCTCAAGGGGGACCGGGGCGCGTCCGGCTTCCGGCGCCGGAAGGACGGTGCCGGGTGA
- the cpaB gene encoding Flp pilus assembly protein CpaB produces the protein MNSRQRRGIILLILSVLCALGAFAGVLSVINDVKSKVGPEVTAYRVKSDIEPYTELGATQFEKVEMPERWLSENAVTDLSRVRGKIAVTTLKAGSLLQTDMIVDTPALRPGQQEVAIMIDAATGVAGKITPGSTVNVYATFEGPREGDPDQSKIIVTGAKVIDVGELTSLEPDEDSRDREPTDAVPITFALSTIDAQRITYAESFARRVRLALVAPGGDTTVPDKDRTYELAKDK, from the coding sequence ATGAACTCCCGTCAGCGCCGCGGCATCATCCTGCTGATCCTGTCGGTCCTCTGCGCCCTGGGCGCCTTCGCCGGCGTGCTGTCCGTCATCAACGACGTGAAGTCCAAGGTCGGCCCCGAGGTGACCGCGTACCGGGTGAAGTCCGACATCGAGCCCTACACGGAGCTCGGCGCGACTCAGTTCGAGAAGGTCGAGATGCCCGAGCGCTGGCTGTCCGAGAACGCCGTCACCGACCTGTCCCGGGTCCGCGGAAAGATAGCCGTGACCACGCTGAAGGCGGGCTCGCTGCTCCAGACCGACATGATCGTCGACACGCCCGCCCTGCGGCCCGGGCAGCAGGAGGTCGCCATCATGATCGACGCGGCGACCGGCGTCGCCGGGAAGATCACCCCGGGTTCCACCGTCAACGTGTACGCCACCTTCGAGGGCCCGCGCGAGGGCGACCCCGACCAGTCGAAGATCATCGTGACCGGTGCCAAGGTCATCGACGTCGGCGAACTCACCTCGCTCGAACCCGACGAGGACAGCCGCGACCGCGAACCCACCGACGCCGTCCCCATCACCTTCGCCCTGTCCACCATCGACGCGCAGCGCATCACCTACGCCGAGTCGTTCGCCCGGCGCGTCCGGCTCGCGCTGGTGGCCCCCGGCGGCGACACCACGGTCCCCGACAAGGACCGGACGTACGAACTCGCGAAGGACAAGTGA
- a CDS encoding chitinase has protein sequence MDPVRRRSRGRRLGSLTGAVTAALALAFTAVGPASAADVNNAKNAGFESGLSNWTCSANSGTTVASPAHAGSAALKATPAGQDNARCSQSVAVKPNSTYTLSAWVQGGYSYLGVTGTGTTDVSTWTPDSTAWKQLKTTFSTGSSTTSVSVYTHGWYGQAAYYVDDLSVFGPDGGGGDGGNPDPTVPSAPAGLSVSGTTPNSASLSWNTVSGATGYNVYRDGTKVTAVTGTSATVTGLAASTSYSFQVTATNAAGESVKSAAVTARTTAPDDGGNGGDLPKHAVTGYWQNFNNGATVQKISDVPSAYDIIAVAFADATTTPGAVTFNLDSAGLGGYTVDQFKADVRAKQAAGKKVIISVGGEKGTVSVNSSASATNFANSVYSVMREYGFDGVDIDLENGLNPTYMTQALRALSAKAGPDMILTMAPQTIDMQSTQGGYFQTALNVKDILTVVNMQYYNSGTMLGCDGKVYAQGTVDFLTALACIQLEGGLAPSQVGLGLPASTRAAGGGYVSPSVVNAALDCLTKATNCGSFKPSRTYPDLRGAMTWSTNWDATAGNAWSNSVGAHVDALP, from the coding sequence GTGGACCCCGTACGCAGACGCAGCCGCGGAAGACGTCTCGGCTCCTTGACGGGCGCCGTCACCGCCGCCCTGGCACTCGCCTTCACCGCCGTCGGCCCGGCCTCGGCCGCCGACGTCAACAACGCCAAGAACGCCGGTTTCGAGTCGGGGCTGAGCAACTGGACCTGCTCGGCGAACAGCGGTACGACGGTCGCCTCTCCGGCGCACGCGGGCTCCGCCGCGCTGAAGGCCACCCCGGCGGGGCAGGACAACGCCCGCTGTTCGCAGAGCGTCGCGGTGAAGCCCAACTCGACGTACACGCTGAGCGCCTGGGTGCAGGGCGGGTACTCCTACCTGGGCGTGACGGGCACGGGGACGACGGACGTGTCGACCTGGACCCCGGACTCGACGGCGTGGAAGCAGCTGAAGACCACCTTCAGCACCGGCTCCTCGACGACCTCCGTGTCCGTGTACACGCACGGCTGGTACGGGCAGGCGGCGTACTACGTCGACGACCTGTCCGTCTTCGGCCCCGACGGCGGTGGCGGCGACGGCGGGAACCCCGACCCCACGGTGCCGTCGGCCCCGGCCGGCCTGAGCGTCTCCGGCACGACCCCGAACTCGGCCTCCCTCAGCTGGAACACGGTGTCCGGCGCCACCGGCTACAACGTCTACCGCGACGGCACGAAGGTGACCGCGGTGACCGGCACGTCGGCGACGGTGACCGGCCTCGCGGCCTCGACGTCGTACTCCTTCCAGGTCACGGCGACGAACGCGGCCGGTGAGTCGGTGAAGTCGGCGGCGGTCACGGCCCGCACCACGGCTCCGGACGACGGCGGCAACGGCGGTGACCTGCCCAAGCACGCGGTGACCGGCTACTGGCAGAACTTCAACAACGGGGCGACGGTCCAGAAGATCTCCGACGTGCCGTCCGCGTACGACATCATCGCGGTGGCCTTCGCCGACGCGACCACGACGCCGGGCGCCGTGACCTTCAACCTCGACTCGGCCGGCCTCGGCGGCTACACCGTCGACCAGTTCAAGGCGGACGTACGGGCCAAGCAGGCCGCGGGCAAGAAGGTCATCATCTCGGTGGGCGGCGAGAAGGGCACGGTCTCGGTGAACAGCTCCGCCTCCGCGACGAACTTCGCGAACTCCGTGTACTCGGTGATGCGGGAGTACGGCTTCGACGGCGTCGACATCGACCTGGAGAACGGTCTCAACCCGACGTACATGACCCAGGCCCTGCGCGCCCTGTCGGCGAAGGCGGGCCCGGACATGATCCTCACGATGGCCCCGCAGACGATCGACATGCAGTCGACGCAGGGCGGCTACTTCCAGACCGCGCTGAACGTGAAGGACATCCTCACGGTCGTCAACATGCAGTACTACAACAGCGGCACGATGCTGGGCTGCGACGGCAAGGTGTACGCCCAGGGCACCGTCGACTTCCTCACCGCCCTGGCCTGCATCCAGCTGGAGGGCGGCCTGGCCCCGTCCCAGGTGGGCCTCGGCCTGCCGGCCTCGACCCGAGCGGCGGGCGGCGGCTACGTCTCCCCGTCGGTGGTCAACGCCGCCCTGGACTGCCTCACCAAGGCGACCAACTGCGGCTCCTTCAAGCCCTCCCGGACGTACCCCGACCTCCGGGGCGCGATGACCTGGTCCACCAACTGGGACGCGACGGCGGGCAACGCCTGGTCGAACTCGGTGGGCGCGCACGTGGACGCCCTTCCGTAA
- a CDS encoding helix-turn-helix domain-containing protein produces MLGVDRGTISHIESGVRAVSPERVRTLACNCDCADAEYVDALVSMAAAGRRG; encoded by the coding sequence CTGCTCGGTGTCGACCGGGGCACGATCTCGCACATCGAGTCGGGGGTACGGGCCGTCAGCCCCGAGCGAGTCCGCACCCTGGCCTGCAACTGCGACTGTGCAGACGCGGAATACGTTGACGCCCTGGTCAGCATGGCCGCAGCAGGTCGGCGGGGCTGA
- a CDS encoding SigE family RNA polymerase sigma factor: protein MRQGRADEYAEFAVARAGHLYRSACLLTAGDTHLAEDLVQETFGRLYVRWGRVSRAENPAAYAQTVLTRAFLAHQRRRSSGERATDVFPDLPGAGDGDASLRLTLLDALARLPAKDRAVVVLRYWDDRSVEQTADVLGVSSAAVRTRCSRALGRLRELLGEDLSEYARP, encoded by the coding sequence ATGAGGCAGGGGAGGGCGGACGAGTACGCCGAGTTCGCGGTGGCGCGGGCCGGGCATCTGTACCGGTCCGCGTGTCTGCTCACCGCCGGGGACACGCATCTGGCCGAGGATCTCGTGCAGGAGACCTTCGGGCGGCTCTACGTGCGGTGGGGGCGGGTGTCGCGGGCGGAGAACCCGGCCGCCTACGCGCAGACCGTGCTCACCCGCGCCTTCCTCGCCCATCAGCGGCGGCGCAGCAGCGGGGAGCGGGCGACCGACGTGTTCCCCGATCTGCCCGGCGCCGGTGACGGGGACGCGTCCCTGCGGCTGACGCTGCTGGACGCGCTCGCGCGGCTGCCCGCCAAGGACCGGGCCGTGGTCGTCCTGCGGTACTGGGACGACCGCTCGGTCGAGCAGACCGCCGACGTGCTCGGCGTCAGTTCGGCGGCGGTGCGGACCCGGTGCTCGCGAGCGCTCGGCCGGCTGCGGGAGCTGCTGGGCGAGGACCTCTCGGAGTACGCCAGACCCTAG
- a CDS encoding Nramp family divalent metal transporter: MADTTGNTSDAGVSVGADQAPRKSSWRYIGPGIVVAATGVGAGDLVATLIAGSNFGYTLLWAAVIGCLVKISLAEACGRWHLATGRTLFDGWASIGSWTTWFFAIYAVIWGFVYGAAAMSSSALPLQALFPDVMDLEWWGIACGLVGLVFVWFNKYNVFEKVMTVLVGVMFVITVYLAIRVTPNLGDAFAGLLPVLPDEKDSVLNTLGLIGGVGGTITLAAYGYWVNAKGWTTTGWMKVMRLDNRVAYATTGIFVVAMLLVGAELLHSANIAIASGDKGLIQLGDILEQEYGTATGKLFLIGFFATSFTSLIGVWHGVSLMFADFLARRRGEREARGDELASGRRERSWAFRAYLLWLTFPPMILLFQDEPFRLIIIYGVLGAAFMPFLALTLMWLLNSSRTPREWRNGSLSNGMLAVAGLLFLVLCVKQIWDQPWSEFF; the protein is encoded by the coding sequence ATGGCGGACACCACGGGCAACACCTCAGACGCAGGCGTATCGGTCGGGGCCGATCAGGCCCCCCGTAAGTCCAGTTGGCGCTACATCGGCCCGGGGATCGTCGTCGCCGCGACCGGTGTGGGTGCCGGCGACCTCGTGGCCACCCTCATCGCGGGCAGCAACTTCGGCTACACCCTGCTGTGGGCGGCGGTCATCGGCTGCCTCGTGAAGATCTCCCTCGCCGAGGCGTGCGGCCGCTGGCACCTGGCCACCGGTCGCACCCTCTTCGACGGCTGGGCGAGCATCGGCTCCTGGACCACGTGGTTCTTCGCGATCTACGCCGTGATCTGGGGCTTCGTCTACGGCGCCGCGGCGATGTCGTCCAGCGCCCTCCCCCTCCAGGCCCTCTTCCCGGACGTGATGGACCTCGAATGGTGGGGCATCGCCTGCGGCCTGGTGGGCCTGGTCTTCGTCTGGTTCAACAAGTACAACGTCTTCGAGAAGGTCATGACCGTCCTGGTGGGCGTCATGTTCGTCATCACGGTGTACCTGGCGATCCGCGTCACCCCGAACCTGGGCGACGCCTTCGCCGGACTCCTCCCGGTCCTCCCGGACGAGAAGGACTCGGTCCTCAACACCCTGGGCCTGATCGGCGGCGTGGGCGGCACCATCACGCTGGCCGCCTACGGCTACTGGGTCAACGCCAAGGGCTGGACCACCACCGGCTGGATGAAGGTCATGCGGCTGGACAACCGGGTCGCCTACGCCACCACCGGCATCTTCGTCGTCGCGATGCTCCTCGTCGGCGCCGAGCTGCTGCACTCCGCCAACATCGCGATCGCGAGCGGCGACAAGGGCCTGATCCAGCTCGGCGACATCCTGGAGCAGGAGTACGGCACGGCGACCGGCAAGCTCTTCCTGATCGGCTTCTTCGCCACCAGCTTCACCTCGCTGATCGGCGTCTGGCACGGCGTGAGCCTGATGTTCGCCGACTTCCTGGCCCGCCGGCGCGGTGAACGGGAGGCGCGGGGCGACGAGTTGGCCTCGGGCCGCCGCGAACGCTCCTGGGCCTTCCGCGCCTACCTGCTCTGGCTGACCTTCCCGCCGATGATCCTGCTGTTCCAGGACGAGCCCTTCCGCCTGATCATCATCTACGGCGTCCTGGGCGCCGCCTTCATGCCCTTCCTCGCCCTCACCCTGATGTGGCTCCTCAACTCCTCGCGCACACCCCGCGAATGGCGCAACGGCAGCCTCAGCAACGGCATGCTCGCCGTGGCCGGGCTGCTGTTCCTGGTCCTGTGCGTGAAGCAGATCTGGGACCAGCCGTGGTCGGAGTTCTTCTGA
- a CDS encoding GntP family permease, with protein sequence MSYSSLRLAAAAEAPPHTGGLLTLIDGTAGLLTVAAIGIALLLFLIIKVRLQPFVALLAVSIAVGLLAGLSVTELFGTVQKSDAVSTIESGMGGILGHVAIIIGLGTMLGAILEVSGGAQVLASRLLGLFGEKRAPLAMGLTGLIFGIPVFFDVGIFVLAPIVYAAAKRSGKSILLYCLPLLAGLSMTHAFLPPHPGPVAAAGLLNVKLGWIILMGIVCGIPAVLAAWVFSAWIGRRIFVPVPQDMVEASEEAKQAVIEEQRKAGVAPNESPVALGTVLGIIGTPLVLILAATFSSIALDPSTLRSVIEFFGNPFVALTIALLLAYYLLGIRRGWSRKSLETVSTASLKPVGNILLVVGAGGVFGAVLKASGVAQALSDTFNDVGLPVIVLAYLISVVLRVAQGSATVAIVTTAGIVAPLLAEGDHSQAFVALVIMAISAGSIFASHVNDGGFWMVAKYFGISERDTLKTWTVLESVLSVAGFVVAAVVSLFV encoded by the coding sequence ATGTCCTACTCGTCCCTCCGTCTTGCCGCCGCCGCCGAGGCCCCACCCCACACCGGCGGTCTGCTCACCCTGATCGACGGCACCGCCGGTCTGCTGACCGTCGCCGCCATCGGCATCGCGCTGCTGCTCTTCCTCATCATCAAGGTGCGGCTTCAGCCCTTCGTCGCGCTGCTCGCCGTCTCCATAGCCGTCGGCCTGCTCGCCGGCCTGTCGGTCACCGAACTCTTCGGCACCGTGCAGAAGTCGGACGCCGTCTCGACCATCGAGTCCGGCATGGGCGGCATCCTCGGCCACGTCGCCATCATCATCGGCCTGGGCACCATGCTCGGCGCGATCCTCGAAGTCAGCGGCGGCGCCCAGGTGCTGGCCTCCCGCCTGCTCGGCCTCTTCGGGGAGAAGCGGGCCCCGCTCGCCATGGGCCTCACCGGTCTGATCTTCGGCATCCCGGTCTTCTTCGACGTGGGCATCTTCGTCCTCGCGCCCATCGTCTACGCCGCCGCCAAGCGCTCCGGCAAGTCGATCCTGCTCTACTGCCTGCCGCTGCTGGCCGGCCTGTCCATGACCCACGCCTTCCTGCCGCCGCACCCCGGCCCGGTGGCCGCCGCCGGACTGCTGAACGTCAAGCTCGGCTGGATCATCCTCATGGGCATCGTCTGCGGCATCCCCGCCGTCCTCGCCGCCTGGGTGTTCTCCGCCTGGATCGGCCGCCGCATCTTCGTGCCCGTGCCGCAGGACATGGTCGAGGCGTCCGAGGAGGCCAAGCAGGCCGTCATCGAGGAGCAGCGCAAGGCCGGCGTCGCGCCGAACGAGAGCCCCGTCGCGCTCGGCACCGTCCTCGGCATCATCGGCACCCCGCTGGTCCTGATCCTCGCCGCGACCTTCTCCTCCATCGCCCTGGACCCGTCCACCCTCCGCTCGGTGATCGAGTTCTTCGGCAACCCGTTCGTCGCCCTGACCATCGCCCTGCTCCTCGCCTACTACCTGCTCGGCATCCGGCGCGGCTGGTCCCGCAAGTCCCTGGAGACCGTCTCGACGGCCTCGCTGAAGCCGGTCGGCAACATCCTGCTGGTGGTCGGCGCGGGCGGGGTCTTCGGCGCCGTCCTCAAGGCCAGCGGCGTCGCCCAGGCACTCTCCGACACCTTCAACGACGTCGGCCTGCCGGTGATCGTCCTCGCCTACCTGATCTCCGTGGTGCTGCGGGTCGCGCAGGGTTCGGCGACGGTGGCCATCGTGACGACGGCGGGCATCGTGGCGCCGCTGCTGGCCGAGGGCGACCACTCGCAGGCGTTCGTCGCGCTGGTCATCATGGCCATCTCGGCGGGCTCCATCTTCGCCTCGCACGTCAACGACGGCGGCTTCTGGATGGTCGCCAAGTACTTCGGCATCAGCGAGCGGGACACGCTCAAGACGTGGACCGTGCTGGAGAGCGTCCTGTCCGTCGCCGGGTTCGTGGTGGCCGCGGTGGTGAGCCTGTTCGTGTAG
- a CDS encoding RidA family protein, whose protein sequence is MTDKIALVPATHTVPPAKFSHGVKKGNILQVAGQVGFLPHEEGKAPTPAGPTLREQTLQTLANVKAILEEGGASWDDVMMLRVYLTDVDHFAEMNEIYNAYFAEQGLTQPPAARTTVYVGLPAGLLIEIDALAVLG, encoded by the coding sequence ATGACCGACAAGATCGCTCTCGTCCCCGCGACCCACACCGTCCCCCCGGCGAAGTTCAGCCACGGCGTGAAGAAGGGCAACATCCTCCAGGTCGCCGGCCAGGTCGGTTTCCTCCCCCACGAGGAGGGCAAGGCCCCCACCCCGGCCGGTCCGACCCTGCGCGAGCAGACCCTCCAGACCCTCGCCAACGTCAAGGCGATCCTGGAGGAGGGCGGCGCCTCCTGGGACGACGTGATGATGCTCCGCGTCTACCTCACGGACGTGGACCACTTCGCCGAGATGAACGAGATCTACAACGCCTACTTCGCGGAGCAGGGCCTCACCCAGCCGCCCGCCGCGCGCACGACCGTCTACGTCGGTCTGCCCGCCGGCCTCCTCATCGAGATCGACGCGCTCGCCGTCCTCGGCTGA
- a CDS encoding IclR family transcriptional regulator, with protein MSQTVDRALSILPLLAEGPADLGRVADRLGVHKSTALRLLRTLHDHGFVYRQSDQRYRLGARLISLAQEAMENLDVREIAHPHLVRLNEQVGHTVHLAVHEEDEVLYIDKVESRYPVRMYSRIGKPVAITVAAVAKLLLADLPEDERRAVAEQLDYPMYTARSTPNADGFLKELAKVREQGWATDLGGHEESINCVAAPIRGADGRVVAAMSVSAPNVVVTADELLTLLPLVRRTADAISGEYSGRTPVKEVTA; from the coding sequence ATGAGCCAGACCGTCGACCGCGCGCTCAGCATCCTGCCGCTGCTCGCCGAGGGCCCCGCCGACCTGGGCCGGGTCGCCGACCGCCTGGGCGTGCACAAGTCCACGGCCCTGCGGCTGCTGCGCACCCTCCACGACCACGGCTTCGTCTACCGCCAGTCCGACCAGCGCTACCGCCTGGGCGCCCGGCTGATCTCCCTCGCCCAGGAGGCGATGGAGAACCTCGACGTCCGCGAGATCGCCCACCCCCACCTCGTACGCCTCAACGAACAGGTGGGACACACCGTCCACCTCGCCGTCCACGAGGAGGACGAGGTCCTCTACATCGACAAGGTCGAGAGCCGCTACCCGGTCCGCATGTACTCCCGGATCGGCAAGCCCGTCGCCATCACCGTCGCGGCCGTCGCCAAGCTGCTGCTGGCCGACCTCCCCGAGGACGAGCGCCGGGCCGTGGCCGAGCAGCTCGACTACCCCATGTACACGGCCCGTTCGACACCGAACGCCGACGGGTTCCTCAAGGAACTCGCCAAGGTGCGCGAACAGGGCTGGGCCACCGACCTCGGTGGCCACGAGGAGTCCATCAACTGCGTCGCCGCGCCCATCCGGGGCGCCGACGGCCGGGTGGTCGCCGCCATGTCGGTCTCCGCGCCGAACGTGGTCGTCACCGCGGACGAACTCCTCACCCTGCTCCCGCTGGTGCGCCGTACGGCGGACGCCATCAGCGGCGAGTACTCCGGCAGGACCCCAGTCAAGGAAGTCACCGCATGA
- a CDS encoding sugar kinase — protein sequence MTVDGPRSTAPDVVDVVALGESMVTFLPSRPGRLADVPSFDRAIGGAESNVACVLAAAGHSARWAGRVGADGFGDHLVEAIGAYGVDVSAVRRDPARPTGVYFRTAGDRATDAHEVAYYRAGSAASAMSVDTMDLDAIRSGRVLHLSGITPALSAGCLGLMRELTARRPGRPLVSFDVNHRPGLWRDARHGHGPEVLLELARGADLVFVGDDEARDAWGLGGPEAVRAALPEPELLVVKQGASGATAFHGTDATSVPALHVDVVAAVGAGDAFAAGFLSATLRGKPVRERLRHGHLWAAAALTVPADLAAPPARGHADRLVALDDTAWGRLRLGPGWTHAEEGAEEEVRTP from the coding sequence GTGACCGTTGACGGACCCCGCAGCACCGCCCCCGACGTCGTGGACGTCGTCGCGCTCGGCGAGTCCATGGTCACCTTCCTGCCCTCCCGGCCCGGGCGCCTCGCCGACGTCCCCTCCTTCGACCGCGCCATAGGCGGCGCCGAGTCCAACGTGGCCTGCGTGCTCGCCGCCGCCGGACACTCCGCCCGCTGGGCCGGCCGGGTCGGCGCCGACGGCTTCGGCGACCACCTCGTCGAGGCGATCGGTGCCTACGGCGTCGACGTCTCCGCCGTGCGCCGCGACCCCGCCCGCCCCACCGGCGTCTACTTCCGCACCGCGGGCGACCGCGCCACCGACGCGCACGAGGTGGCCTACTACCGGGCGGGCTCGGCCGCCTCCGCGATGTCCGTGGACACCATGGACCTCGACGCGATCCGCTCCGGCCGCGTCCTGCACCTGTCCGGCATCACCCCCGCGCTCTCCGCCGGCTGCCTCGGCCTGATGCGCGAGCTGACCGCCCGCCGACCCGGCCGGCCCCTCGTCTCCTTCGACGTCAACCACCGCCCCGGCCTGTGGCGCGACGCCCGGCACGGACACGGCCCCGAGGTGCTCCTGGAACTGGCCCGCGGCGCCGACCTCGTCTTCGTCGGCGACGACGAGGCACGGGACGCCTGGGGTCTCGGCGGACCCGAGGCCGTCCGCGCCGCGCTGCCCGAGCCGGAGCTGCTCGTCGTCAAACAGGGTGCGAGCGGCGCCACCGCCTTCCACGGCACCGACGCCACCTCCGTGCCCGCCCTGCACGTCGACGTCGTCGCCGCCGTCGGCGCGGGCGACGCCTTCGCCGCCGGGTTCCTCTCCGCCACCCTGCGCGGAAAGCCCGTACGCGAGCGCCTGCGCCACGGCCACCTCTGGGCCGCCGCCGCCCTCACCGTCCCCGCCGACCTCGCCGCACCCCCCGCGCGCGGTCACGCCGACCGCCTCGTCGCCCTCGACGACACCGCGTGGGGGAGACTGCGACTCGGCCCCGGCTGGACACACGCCGAGGAAGGGGCCGAGGAGGAGGTACGTACGCCATGA